A single genomic interval of Mycobacterium sp. DL592 harbors:
- a CDS encoding nuclear transport factor 2 family protein, giving the protein MHAFRAAVEAGDFDALPALFAPDVVFRSPIAHKPYQGRDAVGVILRAVSRVFADLTYVREIGAEGAADHALVFTAKVGDLDINGCDFLHTGPDGLIDEFTVMLRPLRAVNAFAERMSEEFAKEMPKSGLSG; this is encoded by the coding sequence ATGCATGCGTTTCGCGCCGCCGTGGAAGCCGGCGACTTCGATGCCCTGCCCGCGCTGTTCGCGCCGGACGTGGTGTTCCGCAGCCCGATCGCGCACAAGCCCTACCAAGGCCGCGACGCCGTCGGGGTGATCCTGCGTGCGGTCTCGCGGGTGTTCGCCGATCTCACCTACGTCCGCGAGATCGGAGCCGAGGGCGCTGCCGACCATGCGCTGGTCTTCACCGCCAAGGTCGGCGACCTCGACATCAACGGCTGCGATTTCCTGCACACCGGGCCAGACGGCCTCATCGACGAGTTCACCGTCATGCTGCGGCCGCTGCGGGCGGTCAACGCGTTCGCCGAGCGGATGAGCGAAGAATTCGCCAAAGAGATGCCGAAGTCCGGTCTTTCGGGCTGA
- a CDS encoding MCE family protein, with the protein MANSSRREKIDPIWWAPVLILVIAAITTLTALLFSGSLRKTVPLTVVSDRAGLVMEDGAKVKLRGVQIGEVTSIGAEHAGGQNLSTLKLKIDPGPFQYLPGNVEAEIKSSTAFGAKYVDLIVPSDGASGHLAPGAVLRSRNVTVEVNTVFENLQSVVRSIDPAKLNSVFTAVADAVRGKGERIGQAITGANTVLLAVNPRMPTVQRDWQLFGQTAQAYSDAAQNILAVLDNFTTTSATITANAGAVDNLLLSAVGFSQSGINTIGANQPNLVRAMNILDPTTALFLKYSPTYTCLFQGAQWFLEHGGRDALGGNGKSVIMDAALLAGDDPYRYPDNLPIVNAKGGPGGKPSCGSLPDASKNFPVKYLVTDTGFGTGLDVRPNPGIGFPGFANYFPATKGVPEEPRIRYPGGPAPGPPPPYPGGPAYGAPEFAPDGTPLYPPPPGGQP; encoded by the coding sequence GTGGCGAACTCCTCCCGACGCGAAAAGATCGACCCGATCTGGTGGGCCCCGGTGCTGATCCTCGTCATCGCCGCCATCACCACGCTGACCGCACTGCTGTTCTCCGGCTCGCTGCGCAAAACGGTTCCGCTGACCGTAGTTTCGGACCGCGCCGGGCTCGTCATGGAGGACGGCGCCAAGGTCAAACTGCGCGGTGTCCAGATCGGCGAGGTCACCTCGATCGGCGCTGAGCACGCCGGTGGGCAGAACCTCTCCACCCTGAAACTCAAGATCGACCCCGGCCCCTTCCAGTACCTGCCGGGCAACGTCGAGGCGGAGATCAAGTCCAGCACCGCATTCGGTGCCAAGTACGTCGACCTCATCGTGCCGTCCGACGGTGCGAGCGGGCACCTGGCCCCCGGTGCCGTGCTGCGCTCGCGCAATGTCACCGTCGAGGTGAACACCGTTTTCGAGAACCTGCAGTCCGTGGTGCGCTCCATCGACCCGGCCAAGCTCAATTCGGTGTTCACCGCTGTCGCCGACGCCGTCCGCGGCAAAGGCGAGCGAATCGGACAGGCCATAACCGGCGCCAATACGGTGCTGCTGGCGGTCAACCCGCGGATGCCCACCGTGCAACGAGACTGGCAGTTGTTCGGTCAGACCGCACAGGCCTATTCCGATGCGGCGCAGAACATTCTGGCCGTACTGGACAATTTCACCACCACCAGCGCGACGATCACCGCCAACGCCGGCGCGGTGGACAACCTGCTGCTGTCGGCGGTCGGGTTCTCCCAGTCCGGCATCAACACGATCGGGGCCAATCAGCCGAACCTGGTGCGGGCGATGAACATCCTGGACCCGACCACCGCGTTGTTCCTCAAGTACTCGCCGACCTACACCTGCCTGTTCCAGGGCGCCCAGTGGTTCCTCGAGCACGGCGGCCGGGATGCCCTCGGCGGCAACGGCAAATCGGTCATCATGGACGCCGCCCTGCTCGCCGGCGACGATCCCTACCGCTATCCCGACAACCTGCCGATCGTCAACGCCAAGGGCGGCCCCGGCGGTAAGCCGAGTTGCGGCTCGCTGCCCGACGCCAGCAAGAACTTCCCGGTGAAGTACCTCGTCACCGACACCGGGTTCGGAACCGGCCTCGACGTGCGGCCCAACCCCGGCATCGGGTTCCCCGGCTTCGCCAACTACTTCCCGGCCACCAAGGGTGTGCCGGAGGAACCGCGAATCCGCTATCCCGGGGGGCCGGCACCCGGACCGCCGCCGCCCTACCCGGGCGGACCGGCATACGGCGCACCGGAATTCGCGCCCGACGGCACACCGCTGTACCCACCGCCGCCGGGAGGACAGCCGTGA
- a CDS encoding LLM class F420-dependent oxidoreductase — protein sequence MASGGGLKVDRGVMTRLAEVAGAARELEQLGYDGCWTAEINHDPFLPLTLAAEHTSQIELGTSIAVAFARNPMTVANVGWDLQEYSQGRLLLGLGTQIKPHIEKRFSMPWSQPAKRMGEFVVALRAIWDCWHHGTKLSFDGDFYTHRLMTPMFTPEPQPYGSPKILIAAVGELMTEMCGEVADGMIAHAFTTKRYFDEVTIPAVERGMAKSGRSRDDFQMFAPVFVVTGADEAEMAAAATASRKQIAFYASTPAYRKVLELHGWADLQTELHRLSMEGQWDTMGTLIDDEILDTFAVVAPLGELAGALRARCDGIIDRVMVGLPAGTPEATVRAFLDEVRAT from the coding sequence ATGGCGTCGGGCGGCGGTCTCAAGGTCGACCGCGGAGTGATGACCCGGCTCGCCGAAGTCGCCGGCGCGGCCCGCGAACTCGAGCAGCTCGGCTACGACGGCTGCTGGACCGCCGAGATCAATCATGACCCGTTCCTGCCGTTGACCCTGGCCGCCGAGCACACCTCGCAGATCGAGTTGGGCACGAGCATCGCCGTGGCATTCGCGCGTAACCCGATGACCGTGGCCAATGTCGGCTGGGATCTACAGGAGTACTCCCAAGGCCGGCTGCTGCTCGGCCTGGGCACTCAGATCAAACCGCATATCGAGAAGCGGTTCAGCATGCCGTGGAGTCAGCCGGCTAAACGGATGGGCGAGTTCGTCGTCGCGCTGCGCGCCATCTGGGACTGCTGGCATCACGGCACCAAGCTGAGTTTCGACGGGGACTTCTATACCCACCGGCTGATGACGCCGATGTTCACCCCGGAGCCCCAGCCCTACGGTTCGCCGAAGATCCTCATCGCGGCGGTGGGCGAGTTGATGACCGAGATGTGCGGCGAGGTCGCCGACGGGATGATCGCGCACGCCTTCACCACCAAGCGTTACTTCGACGAGGTGACGATCCCGGCGGTGGAGCGCGGGATGGCCAAGTCCGGCCGCAGCCGCGACGACTTCCAGATGTTCGCGCCGGTGTTCGTGGTGACCGGTGCCGACGAGGCGGAAATGGCCGCGGCGGCAACAGCTTCACGCAAGCAGATCGCGTTCTATGCCTCGACCCCGGCCTACCGCAAGGTGCTGGAACTGCACGGCTGGGCAGACCTGCAGACCGAACTGCACCGGCTGTCGATGGAAGGGCAGTGGGACACCATGGGCACCCTCATCGACGACGAGATCCTGGACACCTTCGCCGTGGTCGCGCCGCTGGGGGAGTTGGCCGGTGCGCTCAGGGCCCGCTGCGACGGCATCATCGATCGGGTGATGGTCGGGCTGCCGGCCGGGACACCGGAGGCTACCGTCCGAGCCTTCCTCGACGAGGTCCGCGCCACCTGA
- a CDS encoding MlaE family ABC transporter permease — MFRRPFAWRELLDQIWFVARVSIVPTLVLSIPYTVLIVFTLNIVLLEVGAGDLSGAGAALASVTQVGPVVTAIVVAGAGSTAMCADLGARTIREEIDAMKVIGINPVQALVVPRVIAATFVALMLYSVVAVVGLAGSYFFVVFIQHVTPGAFVAGMTLLTGLPQVIVSLVKALLFGLSAGLIACYKGLSVGGGPTAVGNAVNETVVFAFMALFLINILATAFGVKVAP; from the coding sequence ATGTTCCGCCGCCCGTTCGCCTGGCGGGAACTGCTCGACCAGATCTGGTTCGTCGCCCGGGTGTCCATCGTGCCCACCCTGGTGCTCTCGATTCCCTACACGGTGCTCATCGTCTTCACCCTCAACATCGTGCTCCTCGAGGTCGGCGCGGGCGACCTCTCCGGCGCCGGGGCGGCGCTGGCGTCGGTGACCCAGGTGGGCCCGGTCGTGACGGCCATCGTGGTCGCCGGGGCGGGCTCGACCGCGATGTGCGCCGACCTCGGTGCCCGCACCATCCGCGAAGAGATCGACGCGATGAAGGTGATCGGCATAAACCCCGTCCAGGCCCTCGTCGTCCCACGGGTCATCGCCGCGACTTTCGTTGCGCTGATGCTGTATTCGGTGGTCGCCGTCGTCGGCCTGGCGGGAAGCTACTTCTTCGTCGTCTTCATTCAGCACGTCACCCCGGGGGCGTTCGTCGCAGGTATGACGCTGCTGACCGGCCTGCCCCAGGTGATCGTGTCCCTGGTCAAGGCGCTGCTGTTCGGCCTGTCGGCCGGTCTGATCGCCTGCTACAAGGGTCTGTCGGTCGGCGGCGGACCGACCGCGGTCGGCAACGCCGTCAACGAGACCGTGGTGTTCGCCTTCATGGCGCTGTTTCTCATCAACATTCTGGCCACCGCCTTCGGCGTAAAGGTGGCGCCATGA
- a CDS encoding TetR/AcrR family transcriptional regulator produces the protein MVRPAQTARSERTRDALRRAAMVRFLAQGVEDTSADQIAADAGVSLRTFYRHFTSKHDLLFADYDAGLEWFRAALQARSPEEPILESVQSAIDASPYDPEAVAQIAALRAKELDPGSIVRHTRQVEAEFADAVAAQLADSAEHLGVDDRLRVMVTARCIAAAVFGAMEMWMVGDDQSLAELQRLCRTALELLRGGVITD, from the coding sequence GTGGTTCGGCCTGCTCAGACGGCGCGCAGTGAGCGCACCCGCGACGCGTTGCGTCGTGCGGCCATGGTGCGGTTCCTCGCGCAAGGCGTCGAGGACACCTCGGCCGATCAGATCGCCGCCGACGCCGGGGTGTCGCTGCGTACCTTCTACCGCCACTTCACCTCCAAGCACGACCTGCTGTTCGCCGACTATGACGCCGGCCTGGAGTGGTTCCGCGCCGCGTTGCAGGCGCGCTCGCCGGAGGAACCGATCCTCGAGTCCGTGCAGTCCGCCATCGACGCCTCGCCGTACGACCCGGAGGCCGTCGCCCAGATCGCGGCACTTCGCGCCAAAGAACTCGACCCCGGCAGCATCGTCCGGCACACCCGCCAGGTGGAGGCCGAGTTCGCCGACGCGGTGGCCGCTCAACTCGCCGACAGCGCGGAGCACCTGGGGGTGGACGACCGGCTGCGCGTCATGGTGACGGCCCGCTGTATCGCGGCCGCCGTCTTCGGCGCGATGGAAATGTGGATGGTCGGTGACGACCAGTCGCTGGCGGAATTGCAGCGGCTCTGCCGCACCGCGCTGGAGCTGTTGCGCGGCGGCGTCATCACCGACTAG
- a CDS encoding TetR/AcrR family transcriptional regulator, translating to MPSPERGLTQVERVETSRRRLMEAAAALIVEKGWEATTAAEIGRRAGYSRTMVHARYGGKDAILDDFMQAYMSGLNPDPDPAATGMEQVLAHIDRIRELYAREPDVFRAMYVATFEAVKTTSPLRDRIAADLSSAAHKIAASLRHGIRDKSVRRDVDVDAAVGDITAATFGAVFVWIALPGSFDIGRELARTRERIIHDYGPRTKPA from the coding sequence GTGCCCTCGCCCGAACGCGGCTTGACGCAAGTGGAGCGGGTCGAGACGTCTCGACGCCGGCTGATGGAGGCTGCCGCCGCGCTCATCGTCGAGAAGGGTTGGGAGGCAACGACCGCCGCGGAGATCGGCCGTCGCGCCGGGTACAGCCGCACCATGGTGCACGCCCGCTACGGGGGCAAGGACGCCATCCTCGACGACTTCATGCAGGCGTACATGAGTGGCCTGAACCCGGACCCGGATCCGGCCGCGACGGGTATGGAGCAGGTGCTGGCCCACATCGACCGGATCCGTGAGCTCTACGCCCGCGAACCTGACGTGTTCAGGGCGATGTACGTGGCCACCTTCGAAGCGGTCAAGACCACCTCGCCGCTGCGTGACCGGATCGCTGCCGACCTGTCGAGCGCGGCGCACAAGATCGCCGCGAGCCTTCGACACGGGATTCGCGACAAGTCGGTACGCCGCGATGTCGACGTGGACGCAGCGGTCGGCGACATCACCGCGGCGACGTTCGGCGCGGTGTTCGTCTGGATCGCCCTGCCGGGCAGCTTCGACATCGGCCGCGAACTGGCCCGCACGCGCGAACGGATCATCCACGACTACGGGCCCAGGACGAAACCGGCATAG
- a CDS encoding acyl-CoA carboxylase subunit beta: protein MGNAQDWQDTLHDLSRRRQNAHAMGGDERLAKHHAKGKLDARARIDHLLDPGTFQEFGTLVGGEIAADGIVAGAGRVGGTPVMIGAEDFTTLAGTIGPGGNAKRYRLAELALRNKVPLVMLLEGAGFRPSGEHYGRSPTDLIAQAQCSGKVPTVSAVLGPSAGHGALVAPVCDFSIMSSQGAIFTAGPPVVKESTGEDISKEDLGGPDVALRSGVIHNFAETDEAVLDDVRRYLSYFPSSAWAYPPTRLYDDSAELRPTPELLDIISRDNRRIYDMRTVLDVVFDEPDWLEVQPKFGPAIICALAHLGGYPVAVVANQPTKLAGSIDADAADKAAHFIMVADSFHLPIVFLADNPGMLPGSASERSGVLRSGARMFAAQTAATTIKLHVTLRKAFGFGSMVMSLLGFDSQVATFAFPGATMGAMSAAALSRASHADDDVTEILKNMELEASYRSASNLGFDELISPEETRNALLLALQRGVYSRQQVAEPVSRTVITP, encoded by the coding sequence ATGGGCAACGCGCAGGACTGGCAGGACACACTGCACGACCTGAGTCGGCGGCGTCAGAATGCCCACGCGATGGGCGGCGACGAACGGCTGGCCAAGCACCACGCCAAAGGCAAACTCGACGCGCGGGCCCGTATCGACCACCTTCTCGACCCCGGCACCTTCCAGGAGTTCGGCACCCTGGTCGGAGGCGAGATCGCCGCCGACGGTATCGTCGCCGGGGCCGGACGCGTCGGCGGCACACCGGTGATGATCGGGGCCGAGGATTTCACCACCCTGGCGGGCACGATCGGCCCCGGCGGCAACGCGAAGCGCTACCGGCTGGCCGAACTCGCTTTGCGCAACAAGGTGCCGCTGGTAATGCTGTTGGAAGGGGCCGGTTTTCGGCCCAGTGGTGAGCACTATGGCCGCAGCCCCACCGACCTGATCGCCCAGGCGCAGTGTTCAGGCAAGGTGCCGACCGTCTCCGCTGTGCTCGGCCCGTCGGCCGGCCACGGCGCACTGGTGGCGCCGGTGTGCGACTTCAGCATCATGAGCAGTCAGGGCGCCATCTTCACCGCGGGTCCGCCGGTGGTGAAAGAGTCCACCGGAGAGGACATCTCGAAGGAGGACCTCGGCGGCCCCGATGTCGCCCTGCGCAGCGGCGTGATCCACAACTTCGCCGAGACCGACGAAGCGGTGCTCGACGACGTGCGCCGCTACCTGTCCTATTTCCCCTCCAGCGCATGGGCCTATCCCCCGACCCGGCTCTACGACGACTCGGCGGAACTGCGCCCCACCCCGGAGTTGCTGGACATCATCTCCCGGGACAACCGGCGCATCTACGACATGCGCACCGTTCTCGACGTGGTGTTCGACGAGCCGGACTGGCTCGAGGTGCAGCCAAAGTTCGGCCCGGCGATCATCTGCGCGCTGGCGCACCTGGGCGGCTATCCGGTGGCCGTCGTGGCCAACCAGCCGACGAAGCTCGCGGGGTCGATCGACGCCGATGCCGCCGACAAGGCAGCACATTTCATCATGGTGGCCGACTCGTTCCACCTGCCGATCGTCTTCCTGGCCGACAATCCCGGCATGCTGCCCGGCAGTGCGTCCGAGCGCAGCGGTGTGCTGCGGTCCGGCGCGCGGATGTTCGCCGCGCAGACGGCGGCCACGACGATCAAACTTCATGTGACGCTGCGCAAGGCGTTCGGTTTCGGCTCGATGGTGATGTCGCTGTTGGGTTTTGACAGCCAGGTGGCGACCTTCGCCTTCCCGGGAGCCACCATGGGGGCGATGAGCGCGGCGGCGCTGAGCCGGGCGTCGCACGCCGACGACGACGTCACCGAGATTCTCAAGAACATGGAACTCGAGGCGTCCTACCGCTCGGCGAGCAACCTCGGGTTCGACGAACTGATCTCGCCGGAAGAAACCCGCAATGCCCTACTGCTGGCCTTGCAGCGCGGTGTCTACAGCCGCCAGCAGGTCGCAGAACCGGTGTCGCGCACCGTGATCACACCGTAG
- a CDS encoding TIGR03857 family LLM class F420-dependent oxidoreductase translates to MTDQPLDELGYYLLAGAGGEGPATLMDEARRGEELGFGTAFISERWNVKEASSLVGAACAVTTRMQIATAATNHNTRHPLITGSWATTMHRLSGGRFTLGIGRGIGAIYSAFGIPAVTTAQMEDFAQVMRRLWQGEIIFNHDGPLGKYQILFLDPDFREDIRLALVAFGPNTLKLGGRAFDDVILHTYFTPETLQRCVKTVKDAAEQAGRDPDSVRVWSCFATVGDHLPEELRLKKTVARLATYLQGYGDLLVTTNGWDPAVLERFRADSVVQSIGGGIDHKGTAEQIEHIATLIPDEWLEPSATGSAQQCVDRIRKEFDYGADAVILHGATPDELEPVVQTYRATV, encoded by the coding sequence GTGACTGACCAACCTTTGGACGAACTCGGCTATTACCTGCTGGCCGGTGCCGGCGGCGAAGGTCCTGCCACCCTGATGGACGAGGCCCGCCGCGGTGAGGAACTCGGCTTCGGAACGGCATTCATCTCCGAGCGCTGGAACGTCAAAGAGGCCTCGTCGCTGGTGGGCGCCGCGTGCGCGGTGACCACCCGGATGCAGATCGCCACGGCCGCCACCAATCACAACACCCGCCATCCGCTGATCACCGGGTCGTGGGCCACCACCATGCATCGACTGTCCGGTGGCCGGTTCACCCTGGGAATCGGACGCGGAATCGGCGCCATCTATTCGGCGTTCGGCATTCCGGCGGTCACCACCGCGCAGATGGAGGACTTCGCCCAGGTGATGCGCCGGTTGTGGCAGGGCGAGATCATCTTCAACCACGACGGCCCGCTCGGGAAGTACCAGATCCTGTTCCTCGATCCGGACTTCCGGGAGGACATCCGGCTGGCGCTGGTGGCGTTCGGGCCGAACACCCTCAAGCTCGGTGGACGCGCCTTCGACGACGTCATCCTGCACACCTACTTCACCCCGGAAACCCTGCAGCGCTGCGTCAAGACTGTCAAGGACGCCGCCGAGCAGGCCGGTCGCGACCCGGACAGCGTGCGCGTGTGGTCCTGCTTCGCCACCGTCGGTGACCACCTGCCCGAAGAGCTGCGGCTGAAGAAGACGGTGGCCCGCCTGGCCACCTACCTTCAGGGCTACGGGGATCTTCTGGTCACCACCAACGGCTGGGATCCCGCTGTGCTGGAACGGTTCCGGGCCGACTCGGTGGTGCAGTCCATCGGTGGCGGCATCGACCACAAGGGCACCGCCGAGCAGATCGAGCACATCGCGACGCTGATTCCGGACGAATGGCTGGAGCCGTCGGCCACCGGATCCGCACAACAATGCGTCGACCGGATCCGCAAGGAATTCGACTATGGTGCCGACGCGGTGATCCTGCACGGCGCCACCCCCGACGAGCTCGAACCGGTCGTGCAGACCTACCGCGCTACGGTGTGA
- a CDS encoding ABC transporter permease — translation MSEKRSGIAHDRSEKRSGIAHDPSESNKLVDFTRKLGEQTAFYGSALAATPYAVRRYPGEVLRLIAVMGMGTGALAVIGGTVVIVGFLTLSTGALIAVQGYNTLSNVGIEALTGFLGAFLNVRFIAPATAGVALAATIGAGATAQLGAMRINEEIDALEVMGIRAVTYLASTRIVAGVLAVIPIYTVAVLMSFLATRFGTTVIYGQSRGVYDHYFSSFLHASDLMWSFIEALAMAAVVMAIHTYYGYTATGGPAGVGEAVGRAVRTSITAGVFILLTITLSVYGQSGNFHLSG, via the coding sequence ATGAGCGAGAAGCGGAGCGGGATCGCGCATGACCGCAGCGAGAAGCGGAGCGGGATCGCGCATGACCCCAGCGAGAGCAACAAGCTGGTCGACTTCACCCGGAAGCTGGGGGAGCAGACGGCGTTCTACGGCAGCGCCCTGGCGGCCACCCCGTACGCGGTGCGGCGCTATCCCGGCGAGGTGCTGCGCCTTATCGCCGTGATGGGGATGGGCACCGGGGCCTTGGCCGTCATCGGCGGCACCGTCGTCATCGTCGGCTTCCTGACGCTGTCCACCGGCGCGCTGATCGCCGTGCAGGGCTACAACACCCTGTCGAACGTCGGTATCGAAGCCCTGACCGGGTTCCTGGGCGCCTTCCTCAATGTCCGGTTCATCGCGCCGGCAACCGCGGGGGTGGCCCTCGCCGCGACGATCGGGGCAGGCGCCACCGCGCAGCTCGGGGCGATGCGGATCAACGAGGAGATCGACGCCCTGGAAGTGATGGGCATCCGTGCCGTCACCTACCTGGCCTCGACCCGCATCGTGGCAGGCGTGCTGGCGGTCATCCCTATCTATACCGTCGCCGTGCTGATGTCGTTCCTGGCCACCCGGTTCGGCACCACCGTCATCTACGGCCAGTCCCGCGGTGTGTACGACCACTACTTCTCGAGCTTCCTTCATGCCAGCGACCTGATGTGGTCGTTCATCGAGGCGCTGGCGATGGCCGCGGTCGTGATGGCCATCCACACCTACTACGGCTATACCGCCACCGGCGGCCCCGCCGGCGTCGGCGAGGCGGTCGGCCGCGCAGTGCGCACCTCGATCACCGCAGGCGTCTTCATCCTCTTGACCATCACACTGTCCGTGTACGGGCAGTCCGGCAACTTCCACCTGTCGGGGTAA
- a CDS encoding alkene reductase, translated as MTYTLADDAALLQPITVGSVTARNRIFMAPLTRSRAQADGTPSDLQVEYYAQRAAAGLIITEATAVSQAGNGAYGNTPGIYTDAHEQKWAQVAQAVHERDGLIFMQIWHVGRMAHPDISGAETVAPSAIAAGMLAHTPAGKKPLPVPRALETDEIPSVIAQFRSAARRAVDAGMDGVEIHSANGYLLHQFLADATNRRTDHYGGSAQNRARLAAEVIEAVAEEIGPDRVGVRISPGNNAGDVHEVDTISAYEALLERISSLGLAYLHVLIDPDSDDFGTIRALWPGTFVLNTGREIETSFCQLENLADWGVISAATVGRAFLANPDLIDRLRAGAELNEPDVATFYSPGSAGYTDYPTLAPIA; from the coding sequence ATGACCTACACCCTGGCCGACGACGCAGCCCTGCTCCAGCCGATCACCGTGGGCAGTGTGACGGCCCGCAACCGGATCTTCATGGCGCCGCTGACGCGCAGCCGGGCCCAGGCCGATGGCACACCGTCTGACCTGCAGGTCGAGTACTACGCGCAACGCGCCGCCGCGGGCCTGATCATCACCGAGGCCACCGCCGTCTCCCAGGCCGGTAACGGCGCCTACGGCAACACCCCGGGTATCTACACCGACGCACACGAGCAGAAGTGGGCGCAGGTCGCCCAGGCCGTGCACGAGCGCGACGGGCTGATCTTCATGCAGATCTGGCATGTCGGCCGGATGGCGCACCCCGACATCAGCGGTGCCGAAACAGTGGCGCCGTCGGCGATTGCCGCCGGCATGCTCGCCCACACTCCAGCAGGCAAGAAGCCGCTGCCGGTTCCGCGCGCTCTCGAGACCGACGAAATCCCCAGTGTGATAGCGCAATTCCGTTCCGCAGCCCGCCGCGCGGTCGACGCCGGCATGGACGGTGTCGAGATCCACTCGGCCAACGGATACCTGCTGCACCAATTCCTGGCTGATGCCACGAATCGCCGCACCGACCATTACGGCGGATCGGCACAGAACCGCGCGCGCCTGGCCGCCGAGGTCATCGAAGCCGTCGCCGAGGAGATCGGCCCCGACCGGGTCGGGGTGCGCATCTCTCCCGGAAACAATGCCGGAGACGTTCACGAGGTCGACACCATCTCAGCGTATGAGGCTCTGCTGGAGCGCATTTCGTCACTCGGTCTGGCGTACCTGCATGTGCTCATCGACCCCGACTCCGACGACTTCGGCACCATCCGCGCACTGTGGCCGGGAACGTTCGTCCTCAACACCGGTCGCGAGATCGAGACCAGCTTCTGCCAACTGGAGAATCTCGCCGACTGGGGTGTCATCAGCGCCGCCACCGTCGGCCGGGCGTTTCTGGCCAACCCCGACCTGATCGACCGGCTGCGTGCCGGTGCCGAACTCAACGAACCCGACGTCGCGACGTTCTACTCACCGGGATCGGCGGGGTACACCGACTACCCGACGCTGGCGCCGATCGCCTGA
- a CDS encoding UBP-type zinc finger domain-containing protein: MAEAVDPSIPPSGTGCVECDASGGWWVHLRRCAACGHIGCCDDSPMRHAAAHWRESGHPIIRSFEPGEDWFWDYEDNQYYDGPRLAPPESRPADETVPGPRGRVPSDWAEILGNRAD, from the coding sequence GTGGCTGAAGCGGTCGATCCGTCCATCCCGCCGAGCGGAACAGGCTGCGTCGAGTGCGACGCGTCTGGCGGCTGGTGGGTGCACCTGCGGCGCTGCGCCGCCTGCGGCCACATCGGCTGCTGCGATGACTCACCGATGCGGCACGCCGCCGCGCACTGGCGGGAGTCAGGTCACCCGATCATTCGTTCCTTCGAACCGGGCGAGGACTGGTTCTGGGACTACGAAGACAACCAGTATTACGACGGCCCGCGACTGGCGCCCCCGGAGAGCCGGCCGGCCGACGAGACGGTGCCCGGCCCCCGCGGGCGGGTGCCCAGCGACTGGGCCGAGATCTTGGGCAACCGCGCGGACTGA
- a CDS encoding DUF2834 domain-containing protein → MTLLVHAVLAVLVIAWVIQSNPAIFRKPVNGPALSALEVAYYVAGIASVVLGWYFNIKFVHQYADGSGNVFTGNGSWWQFITLGYDNPAAASASQDYTIGNVILLPLFTIVDGYRRGIRRPWLFFVSSLFTSFAFAWAFYLATAERQRRHEKAAQAIGASVG, encoded by the coding sequence ATGACGCTTCTCGTGCACGCCGTGCTCGCCGTACTCGTGATCGCCTGGGTCATTCAGTCCAACCCGGCGATCTTCCGCAAGCCCGTCAACGGGCCCGCGCTCAGCGCCCTGGAAGTGGCCTACTACGTGGCCGGTATCGCCTCGGTCGTGCTCGGCTGGTACTTCAACATCAAGTTCGTCCACCAGTACGCCGACGGCTCGGGCAATGTGTTCACCGGCAACGGAAGCTGGTGGCAGTTCATCACTCTGGGCTACGACAACCCGGCGGCGGCCTCGGCGAGCCAGGACTACACGATCGGCAATGTCATCCTGCTGCCGCTGTTCACCATCGTCGACGGGTACCGCCGCGGCATCCGCCGGCCGTGGCTGTTCTTCGTCTCCAGCCTGTTCACCAGCTTCGCGTTCGCCTGGGCCTTCTATCTGGCGACCGCTGAGCGCCAGCGCCGCCACGAGAAGGCGGCTCAGGCGATCGGCGCCAGCGTCGGGTAG
- a CDS encoding ester cyclase — protein MGRTAREVVELYNLVVWNTRDFALAEELLGDSVIRHEVGEVHVLTHDEAVKRVVDTWGMFDEIRFDLNLIVAGDDGEHVALVYQSPMRLTDGTELCIGSMEIFRVVDGRIVEVWNCGHKQGEWK, from the coding sequence GTGGGCAGGACAGCGCGTGAGGTCGTCGAGCTCTACAACCTGGTGGTCTGGAACACGCGGGACTTCGCGCTGGCCGAAGAACTTCTGGGGGACAGCGTGATTCGCCACGAGGTGGGAGAGGTCCATGTGCTCACCCATGACGAGGCGGTCAAACGGGTGGTCGACACCTGGGGGATGTTCGACGAGATCCGGTTCGATCTGAACCTGATCGTCGCAGGCGACGACGGCGAGCACGTGGCGCTGGTCTACCAGTCGCCGATGCGCCTCACCGACGGTACCGAGCTCTGCATCGGAAGCATGGAGATTTTCCGCGTCGTCGACGGCCGGATCGTCGAGGTCTGGAATTGCGGCCACAAACAAGGAGAGTGGAAGTGA